One Candidatus Binatus sp. DNA segment encodes these proteins:
- a CDS encoding outer membrane lipid asymmetry maintenance protein MlaD, translating into MYATRTTQLIVGIFAILGMIALAILSLSLGKLTLLPKAGYTLYASFDNISGLKPGDQIQLDGVQIGKVVQIGLKDMRARVAMRIDDGVEIDADAIAAVKTSGIIGDKYMSIALGPSDRILKDGDTIRQTQSAFVLEDAIGQLINNSGSGGDSAKDKSSNSDKGQKPGKSEK; encoded by the coding sequence ATGTACGCAACTCGAACCACGCAGCTTATCGTCGGCATTTTCGCGATTCTCGGGATGATCGCGCTGGCGATTTTGTCGCTGTCGCTGGGTAAACTCACCCTGCTGCCCAAGGCCGGGTACACGCTCTACGCAAGTTTCGATAATATCTCGGGATTGAAGCCCGGAGATCAGATTCAGCTCGACGGCGTGCAGATCGGCAAAGTTGTGCAGATCGGGCTCAAGGACATGCGCGCTCGAGTTGCAATGCGAATCGACGACGGCGTGGAGATCGACGCGGACGCGATCGCGGCGGTCAAGACCAGCGGAATAATCGGCGACAAGTATATGTCTATCGCGCTCGGCCCCAGCGACCGTATCCTCAAAGATGGCGACACGATTCGGCAAACCCAGTCGGCGTTTGTGCTCGAGGATGCGATTGGCCAGTTGATCAACAACAGCGGCAGCGGCGGCGACTCTGCGAAGGATAAATCCTCAAACTCGGACAAGGGCCAGAAGCCTGGAAAATCGGAGAAATAA
- a CDS encoding MlaE family lipid ABC transporter permease subunit, translated as MKNGLMAIVEMTGRLGALVIDGVIRLGAFVLFLLTAMLYVLIPPFKPRLWIRQIRIIGADSLFLVILIGGFTGMVLGLQGYNTLRRFGSDGALGTVVALVLVRELGPVLAALMIAARAGSAMAAELGSMQSTEQIDALTVMAINPVQYLVSPRVLAGVISFPLLTSVFDVVGIFGGYMVGVGLMGAPSGAYFNGIAANMDGHDIMTGIYKALVFGVVVTWVCCYKGYHAERMATGVSRATTEAVVLSSALILAFDYFLTSILL; from the coding sequence TTGAAAAACGGACTGATGGCGATCGTGGAAATGACTGGGCGGCTTGGCGCGCTGGTGATTGACGGCGTTATCCGCCTCGGCGCGTTCGTGCTTTTTTTGCTGACCGCAATGCTTTATGTCCTCATCCCGCCGTTCAAGCCGCGGCTGTGGATTCGGCAGATACGCATCATCGGCGCCGACTCGTTGTTTCTCGTCATTCTAATCGGCGGCTTCACCGGGATGGTGCTGGGTCTGCAGGGCTACAACACGCTGCGCCGCTTCGGCTCCGACGGCGCGCTGGGCACGGTCGTCGCCCTGGTTCTGGTGCGTGAGCTTGGACCCGTTCTGGCCGCGCTGATGATCGCGGCGCGCGCCGGTTCCGCGATGGCGGCGGAGCTCGGCTCGATGCAATCCACCGAACAGATCGACGCGCTCACCGTGATGGCGATCAACCCGGTCCAGTACCTGGTCTCGCCGCGCGTGCTCGCAGGCGTGATCAGTTTCCCCTTGCTGACCTCGGTCTTCGACGTGGTGGGAATCTTCGGCGGCTACATGGTCGGCGTCGGTTTGATGGGCGCGCCGTCGGGTGCGTACTTCAACGGTATCGCCGCCAACATGGACGGCCACGACATCATGACCGGCATCTACAAGGCCCTGGTCTTCGGCGTGGTCGTAACCTGGGTCTGTTGCTACAAGGGATATCACGCCGAACGGATGGCGACCGGGGTCAGCCGCGCCACCACCGAAGCCGTGGTGTTGTCCAGCGCCCTGATTCTTGCGTTCGACTATTTTCTTACGTCTATACTCTTGTGA
- a CDS encoding ABC transporter ATP-binding protein — translation MSQTEINHGDGNAQNVRHPASAGNAIEVRDLRRRFGRQQVLDGVTLDFPAGQITTIVGPSGSGKTVLLKHINLLLRPDSGTIVIDNVEVTKLGATGLDAVREKFGMLFQAGALFDSMSIFDNVAFPLVEKTRLTRAEIAEHVHETLKAVGLEGMEAKFPSQMSGGMQKRAALARALVRRPKILMLDEPTTGLDPSRTGAIHELIRRTQENFQLTAVMVSHDVPAVFQVSDRVAFLHNGRTHLNGTVAQVMAADDDVFKRFLAGKASGEENETALAG, via the coding sequence ATGAGCCAAACTGAAATCAACCATGGCGACGGCAATGCGCAGAACGTTCGCCACCCGGCCAGCGCCGGCAATGCAATCGAAGTGCGCGACCTTCGCCGCCGCTTCGGCCGCCAGCAGGTCCTCGACGGCGTTACGCTCGACTTTCCCGCCGGCCAGATCACGACCATCGTCGGCCCCAGCGGATCCGGCAAGACCGTTCTGCTCAAGCATATCAACCTGCTGCTGCGGCCCGACTCGGGCACGATTGTGATCGACAACGTCGAAGTGACAAAGCTCGGCGCGACCGGCCTGGACGCGGTGCGCGAAAAATTCGGGATGCTCTTTCAGGCCGGCGCACTGTTCGACTCGATGTCGATATTCGACAACGTCGCGTTCCCGCTGGTCGAGAAAACCAGGCTCACTCGCGCCGAGATCGCCGAGCACGTGCATGAAACGCTCAAAGCGGTCGGGCTGGAAGGGATGGAAGCCAAGTTTCCCTCCCAGATGAGCGGCGGGATGCAAAAACGCGCCGCGCTCGCGCGCGCACTGGTGCGGCGCCCGAAAATCCTCATGCTCGACGAGCCGACCACCGGCCTCGATCCGTCGCGGACCGGCGCGATTCACGAACTTATCCGGCGCACGCAGGAGAATTTTCAGCTGACCGCCGTGATGGTCAGTCATGACGTGCCGGCGGTCTTCCAGGTTTCCGACCGCGTCGCTTTTCTCCATAATGGCCGCACTCATCTCAACGGCACGGTGGCCCAGGTGATGGCGGCCGACGACGACGTCTTCAAACGGTTTCTGGCGGGCAAAGCATCCGGCGAGGAGAATGAAACAGCCCTTGCGGGCTGA
- a CDS encoding VacJ family lipoprotein, with the protein MTSGPKQIERTGARWMMLASFLLAVVSFATPALSQGAAPMSQSPAAQSAANPSTQPPGENNQGGYADPMSGFNEPMFTFNLKLDDWVLRPVASGYATITPQPVRESVDRFFDNVRVIPRFANNLLQLKLAEAGGEVARFGINTTIGLVGFFDPADELFGLKKHPNDFGLTIRYYDIPTGPYLMLPFFGPSTIGDTVGLAADGAMDPISYFVPLWVAFTVATGEGAVEAVNYRSLHLNQFEEADRYAIDLYGAVQDAYLQTRDHDVKKLHEERW; encoded by the coding sequence ATGACATCTGGTCCGAAACAAATCGAAAGGACAGGCGCGCGCTGGATGATGCTCGCATCGTTCCTGCTCGCGGTCGTTTCGTTTGCGACCCCGGCTCTGAGCCAGGGCGCCGCTCCGATGTCGCAGAGCCCGGCCGCCCAATCGGCGGCCAATCCGTCGACTCAGCCGCCGGGCGAGAACAATCAGGGCGGCTATGCCGATCCGATGTCGGGCTTCAATGAGCCGATGTTCACCTTCAACCTCAAGCTCGACGATTGGGTGCTGCGCCCGGTAGCCAGCGGATACGCCACCATAACGCCGCAGCCAGTGCGTGAGAGCGTGGACAGATTCTTTGACAACGTCCGGGTCATCCCGCGTTTCGCCAACAACCTGCTTCAGCTCAAGCTGGCCGAGGCCGGCGGCGAAGTCGCCCGCTTTGGAATCAACACGACGATCGGATTGGTCGGCTTCTTCGATCCCGCCGACGAATTGTTCGGGCTCAAGAAGCATCCCAATGATTTCGGTCTCACCATTCGCTACTACGACATTCCGACCGGTCCGTACCTGATGCTGCCGTTTTTTGGACCTTCGACGATTGGCGACACGGTCGGCCTGGCCGCCGACGGTGCGATGGATCCGATCAGCTACTTCGTTCCGTTGTGGGTGGCGTTCACGGTGGCCACCGGCGAGGGCGCGGTTGAAGCGGTGAACTATCGCTCGCTGCATCTGAACCAGTTCGAGGAAGCCGATCGCTATGCGATCGATCTCTACGGCGCGGTTCAGGACGCCTACCTGCAGACGCGCGATCATGACGTCAAGAAGCTCCACGAGGAACGGTGGTAA
- a CDS encoding ABC transporter substrate-binding protein translates to MLALTAALVVSLAPSRFLSPAWADDPMSVVKTTVNQALEVLRDNQTPLAQRQDKLRQIVSTTFDFTEMAKSALGYHWKQITPDQQQEFTKAFVAFIEDSYLSKVNDYRGQKVAFLRVTTDGPQYAEVNTDIVEPEGKDPIHLNYRLVQEGATWKIYDVTVDAISIIANYRNQFNRVMNNQGYATLISDLKSKQAALAASLANH, encoded by the coding sequence ATGCTCGCGCTGACGGCCGCGCTCGTCGTCAGCCTTGCACCGTCGCGCTTTCTGTCGCCCGCCTGGGCCGACGATCCGATGTCCGTCGTTAAGACCACCGTCAACCAGGCGCTGGAGGTGCTCCGCGACAATCAAACTCCGCTGGCCCAGCGCCAGGACAAGCTTCGCCAAATCGTGTCCACAACCTTCGATTTCACCGAGATGGCGAAGTCAGCCCTCGGCTACCATTGGAAGCAGATCACCCCCGATCAGCAGCAGGAGTTCACCAAAGCGTTCGTCGCTTTCATCGAGGATTCTTACTTGAGCAAGGTTAACGACTACCGCGGTCAGAAAGTCGCCTTCCTCAGGGTGACGACCGACGGGCCCCAGTATGCGGAGGTCAACACCGATATTGTGGAGCCGGAGGGCAAGGACCCGATCCATTTGAACTACCGCCTCGTGCAGGAGGGCGCTACCTGGAAAATCTACGATGTGACCGTGGACGCGATCAGCATCATCGCGAATTACCGCAACCAGTTTAATCGCGTGATGAACAATCAGGGCTACGCCACCCTGATTAGCGACTTAAAGAGTAAACAGGCCGCCCTTGCGGCAAGTCTCGCCAACCACTAA
- the cofC gene encoding 2-phospho-L-lactate guanylyltransferase → MRFILIAAKQLEFAKTRLAPVLPPGERRALAEAMFRDVLAASLGAAVADHVAVVTSDPGLLALARAAGALTIDEEFPRGLNAAVGLATSALIADGARTVCTVLSDIPLIAAEDIDAVFAAMPPERGVVLVPSRDFSGTNIICRSPAGAVPTRFGRMSLVRHLDDCRSSGVAAKVLRLARPALDLDVIADLAEFERAGSGTHTQNQLARLGIARH, encoded by the coding sequence GTGCGCTTTATTCTGATCGCAGCCAAGCAACTCGAATTCGCCAAGACCCGGCTCGCGCCGGTGCTGCCACCCGGCGAGCGCCGTGCGTTGGCCGAAGCGATGTTTCGCGACGTGCTGGCGGCCTCGCTCGGCGCCGCCGTCGCCGACCACGTCGCCGTGGTGACGTCGGACCCGGGCCTGCTCGCGCTGGCGCGCGCTGCCGGTGCGCTCACCATCGACGAGGAATTTCCGCGCGGGCTCAACGCCGCCGTCGGACTTGCCACCTCCGCGCTGATTGCCGATGGTGCGCGAACAGTTTGCACGGTGCTGTCCGACATCCCATTGATCGCGGCCGAAGATATAGACGCAGTGTTTGCCGCGATGCCCCCCGAACGCGGCGTGGTGCTGGTTCCCTCGCGGGACTTCTCCGGCACCAACATCATTTGCCGCTCACCCGCCGGCGCCGTGCCCACTCGATTCGGTCGAATGAGCCTGGTGCGGCATCTGGACGATTGCCGCAGCTCCGGCGTTGCGGCTAAAGTGCTGCGGCTTGCGCGGCCCGCGCTGGACCTCGACGTGATCGCGGACCTCGCCGAGTTCGAGCGCGCCGGGTCCGGCACGCATACTCAAAACCAGTTGGCCCGGCTCGGGATTGCGCGTCACTAA